From the genome of Dryobates pubescens isolate bDryPub1 unplaced genomic scaffold, bDryPub1.pri scaffold_66_arrow_ctg1, whole genome shotgun sequence, one region includes:
- the LOC128899793 gene encoding claw keratin-like, translated as MSCSSLCVPCGVCSPIPLADSCNQPCVQQCPDSTVVIQPPATVVTCPGPILSIFPQSSIVGSAGVPGVGGGYGGTFGSYGGYGGLGGWGGYGTFGGCGGYRGWGGYGGWGCGSRYLSGCCGPC; from the coding sequence atgtcctgctccagcctctgtgtTCCCTGTGGGGTGTGCAGCCCTATCCCCCTGGCCGACAGCTGCAACCAGCCCTGcgtgcagcagtgccctgactCCACGGTGGTGATCCAGCCCCCGGCCACGGTGgtcacctgccctgggcccatcctcagcatcttccctcAGTCCAGCATCGTGGGCTCTGCAGGAGTCCCCGGGGTTGGGGGTGGCTATGGTGGCACTTTCGGTAGCTATGGAGGCTATGGAGGCcttgggggctggggaggctatGGAACctttgggggctgtgggggctacaggggctggggtggctacgggggctggggctgtggctcTCGGTACCTCAGTGGCTGCTGtgggccctgctga
- the LOC128899790 gene encoding claw keratin-like — MSCSSLCVPCGVCSPIPLADSCNQPCVQQCPDSTVVIQPPATVVTCPGPILSIFPQSSIVGSAGVPGVGGGYGGTFGSYGGYGGLGGWGGYGTFGGCGGYGGWGGYGGWGCGSRYLSGCCGPC, encoded by the coding sequence atgtcctgctccagcctctgtgtTCCCTGTGGGGTGTGCAGCCCTATCCCCCTGGCCGACAGCTGCAACCAGCCCTGcgtgcagcagtgccctgactCCACGGTGGTGATCCAGCCCCCGGCCACGGTGgtcacctgccctgggcccatcctcagcatcttccctcAGTCCAGCATCGTGGGCTCTGCAGGAGTCCCCGGGGTTGGGGGTGGCTATGGTGGCACTTTCGGTAGCTATGGAGGCTATGGAGGCcttgggggctggggaggctatGGAACctttgggggctgtgggggctacgggggctggggtggctacgggggctggggctgtggctcTCGGTACCTCAGTGGCTGCTGtgggccctgctga